A genomic region of Caldalkalibacillus thermarum contains the following coding sequences:
- the purU gene encoding formyltetrahydrofolate deformylase — translation MNAKANEQLIEFYERNRNRARLLISCPDQPGIVAAVSQFLFNEGANIIQSDQYSTDPEGGRFFMRVAFEIPGLETREKALCRAFEPVAARFAMDWRISFAYRIKRMAIFVSKQEHCLLELLWQLQSGDLVAEVPLVISNHEDHRELVESFGIPFYHIPVSKETKRAAEAEQLELLADNVDLIVLARYMQVLSPEFVAHYPNRIINIHHSFLPAFVGSKPYERAYERGVKLIGATSHYVTNELDAGPIIEQDVSRVNHRHNVQDLKRIGRHIERVVLARAVKWHLEDRIIPYNNKTVVFV, via the coding sequence ATGAACGCTAAAGCAAACGAACAACTGATCGAGTTTTATGAACGCAACCGCAACCGGGCCCGTCTGCTCATTTCCTGTCCTGACCAACCAGGCATTGTTGCTGCTGTTTCCCAATTTTTATTTAACGAAGGAGCTAATATCATTCAATCTGATCAATATTCCACAGATCCTGAAGGCGGTCGTTTTTTCATGCGTGTCGCCTTTGAAATCCCTGGCTTGGAAACGAGAGAAAAGGCGCTGTGCCGGGCATTTGAGCCTGTGGCCGCCCGTTTTGCCATGGATTGGCGGATCTCGTTTGCTTATCGGATCAAGAGGATGGCCATTTTCGTCTCCAAGCAAGAACATTGTCTGCTGGAGCTGCTCTGGCAATTACAGTCCGGAGATTTAGTCGCGGAAGTGCCACTTGTCATCAGTAATCATGAGGATCATCGGGAATTGGTAGAATCGTTTGGCATTCCCTTTTATCACATTCCGGTCAGCAAAGAGACAAAAAGGGCTGCCGAAGCGGAACAATTGGAACTGCTTGCCGATAACGTTGATTTGATCGTGCTTGCCCGATATATGCAAGTGTTATCACCTGAGTTTGTGGCCCATTACCCCAATCGCATCATTAATATTCATCACTCGTTTCTGCCGGCATTTGTCGGAAGCAAGCCATATGAACGTGCTTACGAACGCGGGGTTAAACTGATCGGGGCCACGTCTCATTACGTGACCAATGAACTGGACGCGGGGCCGATTATCGAACAAGATGTTTCTCGGGTCAATCATCGCCATAATGTTCAAGATTTAAAACGAATCGGTCGCCACATCGAGCGCGTTGTTCTGGCTCGGGCCGTTAAATGGCACCTTGAAGACCGCATTATTCCTTACAATAACAAAACGGTCGTTTTTGTCTGA